From the genome of Muricauda sp. SCSIO 64092, one region includes:
- a CDS encoding TIGR00730 family Rossman fold protein: MRKEQHHKGWNEIKTNDSWAIFKIMGEFVNGFERMSLIGPCVSIFGSARIRPGDTYYELAVNVARRIAESGYGVITGGGPGIMEAGNKGANMAGGTSVGLNIDLPFEQHDNPFIDSDKSLDFDYFFVRKVMFVKYSQGFVVMPGGFGTLDELFEAMTLIQTNKIHTFPIILVGTEFWSGLLDWIKSTMLEAGNISAHDMDLIRLVDTEDEVVEIIDAFYKGNTLSPNF, encoded by the coding sequence ATGAGAAAAGAACAGCACCATAAAGGCTGGAACGAAATCAAAACCAATGATTCGTGGGCCATTTTTAAGATAATGGGTGAATTTGTCAATGGGTTTGAACGGATGAGCCTCATAGGTCCCTGCGTGTCCATTTTTGGTTCAGCAAGGATACGCCCTGGCGATACCTACTATGAACTGGCAGTGAATGTAGCCAGGCGTATTGCAGAATCGGGATACGGCGTTATCACCGGAGGTGGTCCGGGTATCATGGAAGCAGGTAATAAGGGAGCGAATATGGCCGGGGGAACTTCTGTGGGCCTAAACATCGATCTTCCTTTTGAACAACATGATAATCCCTTTATTGATTCCGATAAAAGTTTGGATTTTGACTATTTCTTTGTCCGAAAGGTAATGTTTGTGAAGTACAGTCAAGGTTTTGTGGTCATGCCAGGTGGTTTTGGGACTTTGGATGAGCTTTTTGAGGCGATGACATTGATCCAAACCAACAAAATACACACTTTTCCCATCATTTTGGTTGGTACCGAATTCTGGAGTGGCCTGCTGGACTGGATTAAAAGTACCATGCTGGAAGCAGGAAACATTAGCGCCCACGACATGGATCTGATTCGGCTTGTGGATACGGAAGATGAAGTGGTTGAAATTATAGATGCCTTTTACAAGGGCAATACCTTAAGTCCCAATTTTTAA
- a CDS encoding metalloprotease, with translation MKVPFVHYTLFLAIVLYGLPGHAQHKNRVTATLRGEDHTITISQQFSYTNQSQTGLNVLYFNDWNHSYSSKKTALAKRFGEEFNRSLHLAKDKNRGFTEITSIVDKDYRGLEWERTEEREIIRVTLAETLEPGASIDLFFTYDVDLPSSRYTDYGHGYMGGYYLRDWYLTPAVFDKEWKLYANKDLNDLNTEITDTEIRLNFPKGLHLATNYEVVTLTNISISNHAYLTAKNRKNCQIVLTPEKRFTTHATSFLTVTTDIEASKYDKTSQGISIDRVANFIERNLGHYPHKNLLVAEVDYARNPLYGLGLLPSFIRPYREQFQFEMKFLKTALYNFVEETLFLDERKERWVHDGIVNYLMIKYVDEYYPDQKFTGKLSKVWGFRSYNLAQMHFNEQYYLLQMTSVRRNDHQPLSTPNDSLTRWNQKIANRYKAGLGLAYLGEYIGYEHVDNSITEFFEEFKLKPHVNALDMERILKKRSEKDINWFFDEYVALRNNIDFKIKKVSKTEDSISFTIKNKTGSKVPISLFGLQKDSIVSKYWFTGIDTTSSFTVPNNGENRLVLNYDKKIPEVNQDNNWKSLNGFFSSNKKLQFRFFKDTENPYYNQLFYVPEFKFNVNDGLSAGVSLNNRPFILRPFSFDIKPRYATKERSIVGSANLTKRQFFNEGKLNFISYSLSGGTSFFDERSRFTTITPSINFVWRPEDFISNRRQFMFFRVRNVFRNIDENIIDQIDTEPDFTVFNLRYGDIDNNILRFRSWIVDAQVAGDFSKVSFEWEQRTLFDNNRQLNLRLYAGKFITNNSNSDFFSFALDRPTDYLFDLPYLNRSQNATGFTSQQFILAEGGFKSIFDDRFGNDWILTGNLSFNLWQWLELYGDIGGIKDQDERARFKYGYGVRLNLVTDFFELYFPIYSNNGYEIAQPNYGERIRFVVTVSPRILTGLFTRRWF, from the coding sequence TTGAAAGTTCCCTTTGTCCATTACACCTTGTTTTTAGCGATTGTCCTGTATGGTTTACCAGGACATGCCCAGCATAAAAATAGGGTCACGGCCACTTTACGGGGAGAGGACCACACCATTACCATCAGTCAACAGTTTTCCTATACCAACCAATCCCAGACAGGATTGAATGTTTTGTATTTCAATGATTGGAACCATTCGTATTCCAGCAAAAAAACAGCGCTTGCCAAAAGGTTTGGCGAAGAGTTCAATAGGAGTCTTCACCTGGCCAAGGATAAGAACAGGGGCTTCACGGAAATCACGAGTATAGTTGATAAGGACTACCGGGGATTGGAATGGGAAAGAACCGAGGAAAGGGAAATTATTAGGGTGACCCTTGCCGAAACCCTGGAGCCAGGGGCATCAATCGATTTGTTTTTTACCTATGATGTGGATTTGCCCAGTAGCCGCTATACCGATTATGGCCATGGCTATATGGGGGGATATTATTTACGGGATTGGTACCTTACCCCAGCAGTTTTTGATAAAGAGTGGAAACTCTATGCCAATAAGGACTTGAATGACCTGAATACCGAAATTACCGATACGGAAATACGATTAAATTTTCCAAAGGGATTACATCTGGCCACCAATTATGAAGTGGTCACGCTTACCAATATTTCTATAAGCAACCATGCCTATCTCACGGCAAAAAATCGAAAGAATTGCCAGATTGTGCTTACACCGGAAAAGCGGTTTACAACCCATGCCACATCCTTCCTAACGGTAACTACCGATATAGAAGCTTCAAAATACGATAAGACCTCACAGGGCATCTCCATTGATAGGGTGGCAAACTTTATCGAAAGGAATTTGGGGCACTATCCCCATAAGAACCTATTGGTGGCCGAAGTGGATTATGCCAGAAACCCCTTATATGGATTGGGACTATTGCCCAGTTTTATAAGGCCCTATCGTGAGCAGTTCCAATTTGAGATGAAATTCCTCAAAACGGCTTTGTACAATTTTGTGGAAGAGACCTTGTTTTTGGATGAGCGCAAGGAGCGATGGGTTCATGATGGAATTGTCAATTACCTCATGATCAAGTACGTTGATGAATATTATCCCGATCAAAAGTTTACCGGAAAACTATCCAAGGTATGGGGCTTTCGTTCCTACAATCTGGCCCAAATGCATTTTAATGAGCAATATTACCTTTTGCAAATGACGTCTGTAAGACGAAATGATCATCAGCCGCTCTCTACCCCCAACGATTCCCTAACACGCTGGAACCAGAAGATTGCCAACCGCTATAAGGCCGGGCTCGGTTTGGCCTATCTTGGTGAATATATAGGTTATGAACATGTGGACAACAGTATTACCGAGTTTTTTGAGGAATTTAAACTAAAGCCACATGTCAATGCATTGGACATGGAACGTATCCTTAAAAAGAGATCGGAAAAAGATATCAACTGGTTTTTTGATGAGTATGTCGCCCTCCGTAATAATATTGACTTTAAAATCAAAAAAGTATCAAAAACGGAGGATTCCATTTCCTTCACCATTAAAAATAAAACGGGCAGTAAGGTCCCCATATCACTTTTTGGACTCCAAAAAGATTCCATCGTTTCAAAATACTGGTTTACGGGCATCGACACCACCAGTAGTTTTACGGTTCCCAACAACGGTGAAAACCGGTTGGTGCTGAATTACGACAAAAAAATTCCTGAGGTAAACCAGGACAATAACTGGAAGAGTCTCAACGGTTTTTTTTCCAGCAATAAAAAATTACAGTTCCGTTTTTTTAAGGACACCGAAAACCCCTATTACAACCAATTGTTTTACGTGCCCGAATTTAAATTTAATGTCAACGATGGCCTGTCTGCCGGGGTTAGTTTAAACAACAGGCCTTTTATCTTAAGACCTTTCTCTTTTGACATTAAGCCGAGGTATGCCACAAAAGAAAGATCCATAGTCGGTAGTGCAAACCTTACCAAGCGGCAGTTTTTCAATGAGGGAAAGTTGAATTTCATCAGTTATTCCCTTAGTGGCGGAACTTCTTTTTTTGATGAAAGATCCCGATTTACCACCATTACCCCTTCCATAAACTTTGTTTGGCGTCCTGAGGATTTTATTTCCAATCGGAGGCAATTTATGTTTTTTAGGGTGCGAAATGTATTTCGGAACATTGACGAAAACATTATTGACCAAATCGATACCGAACCCGATTTTACGGTCTTTAACCTACGTTACGGAGATATCGACAACAATATTCTCCGGTTTCGTTCATGGATTGTTGATGCTCAGGTAGCAGGGGATTTTTCAAAAGTGTCCTTTGAATGGGAACAACGTACCCTGTTCGACAATAATCGCCAATTGAATTTACGACTCTATGCCGGAAAATTCATTACCAACAATTCGAACTCTGATTTTTTTAGTTTTGCCCTAGATCGTCCAACGGATTATTTATTTGACCTACCCTATCTCAACAGATCTCAAAATGCCACAGGCTTTACCAGTCAGCAATTCATTTTGGCGGAAGGGGGATTCAAATCCATTTTTGACGATCGTTTTGGCAATGATTGGATACTTACGGGGAATCTTAGCTTTAACCTTTGGCAATGGCTGGAGTTATATGGGGACATTGGAGGTATAAAGGATCAGGATGAACGGGCAAGATTCAAGTATGGCTATGGGGTGCGTTTGAATTTGGTAACGGACTTTTTTGAACTGTATTTTCCCATTTATTCCAACAACGGTTACGAAATTGCACAGCCCAATTATGGGGAACGTATCCGATTTGTAGTTACGGTAAGTCCAAGAATACTAACGGGACTGTTTACAAGACGATGGTTTTAA
- a CDS encoding thiamine pyrophosphate-dependent enzyme has translation MKTDPKTSNDISFEDFKDQILNDYRIAVVSRECSLLGRREVLTGKAKFGIFGDGKELPQLAMARAFRDGDFRSGYYRDQTFMMALGYLGPKEFFHGLYATTDLNKDPMSAGRQMGGHFVTHSLNEDGTWKDLTKQKNSSADISCTAGQMPRLLGLAQASKIYREVPEIDPTNFSNNGNEVAWGTIGNASTSEGHFFETLNAAGVMQVPMVISIWDDEYGISVPQEFHTIKSDISEALSGFQKTDTKNGFELIKVPGWDYTALIHAYENASDSARESHIPVLIHVTELTQPQGHSTSGSHERYKSAERLEWERENDCNKRFREWIIQNNIAGEETLKNIEKSCKQEVRNAKKEAWAEFLSPNLTEKRRVIGLLENLAAFSPNKSFINKVKNDLIAIDEPIKRDLVSHARKSLRYVIGEENESKKALQAWVNGYLTKTQPKYSSHLYSELPSNATKIPEVKPVYAENGETVDGRIILRDNFDKLFEKYPKALVFGEDTGNIGDVNQGLEGLQNKYGKLRIADTGIRETTIVGQGIGMALRGLRPIAEIQYLDYILYAIQTLSDDLATLHYRTVGKQMAPLIIRTRGHRLEGIWHSGSPMGGLVHLLRGMHILVPRNMTKAAGFYNTLMQGNEPALVIESLNGYRLKEPKPTNLGKFRTPIGVVETVKEGTDITLVSYGSTLRMVLKVAKELLEVGIDAEVIDAQSLLPFDIHHDVVKSIQKTNRLLVIDEDVPGGGSAYLLQEIVEKQGAYHYLDSAPQTLSAKAHRPAYATDGDYFSKPNEEDIFEKVYAIMHEAQPNDYPSLR, from the coding sequence ATGAAAACTGACCCTAAAACAAGCAATGACATTTCGTTTGAGGATTTTAAAGATCAAATCTTAAATGATTACAGGATTGCCGTTGTGAGTAGGGAATGCAGTCTCCTGGGCCGTAGGGAGGTTTTGACCGGAAAGGCAAAATTTGGGATTTTTGGAGATGGTAAGGAGTTGCCACAGTTGGCAATGGCCAGGGCTTTTAGGGACGGTGATTTTAGAAGTGGTTATTACAGGGACCAAACATTTATGATGGCTTTGGGCTATTTGGGGCCAAAAGAATTCTTTCATGGATTGTATGCCACTACGGATTTGAACAAAGATCCCATGAGTGCCGGTCGCCAAATGGGAGGACATTTTGTGACACACAGTCTTAACGAAGATGGGACATGGAAGGATTTGACCAAACAAAAGAACAGTAGTGCGGACATCTCCTGTACCGCTGGACAGATGCCCCGTTTATTAGGTTTGGCCCAAGCCTCCAAAATATATAGGGAGGTTCCGGAAATTGACCCAACCAATTTCTCCAATAACGGGAATGAAGTTGCTTGGGGAACCATAGGAAATGCCAGTACCAGTGAAGGGCACTTTTTTGAGACCTTAAACGCTGCAGGAGTTATGCAGGTACCCATGGTCATCAGTATTTGGGACGATGAATATGGGATATCCGTACCCCAGGAGTTCCATACCATAAAAAGTGATATTTCCGAAGCATTGAGTGGATTCCAAAAAACCGATACAAAAAATGGGTTTGAACTTATAAAAGTACCTGGTTGGGATTATACGGCATTGATACATGCCTATGAAAATGCATCGGATAGTGCAAGGGAATCCCATATCCCCGTATTAATACACGTAACCGAGCTTACCCAACCCCAGGGGCATTCAACTTCGGGCTCCCACGAACGATATAAAAGTGCCGAGCGCCTTGAATGGGAACGCGAAAATGACTGCAATAAACGGTTCCGGGAATGGATTATCCAAAACAACATCGCCGGAGAGGAGACCTTAAAGAATATTGAGAAGTCCTGTAAACAGGAGGTAAGAAATGCCAAGAAGGAAGCATGGGCCGAGTTCCTATCCCCCAATCTTACCGAGAAAAGGAGGGTTATAGGGCTTTTGGAAAACCTGGCAGCTTTCAGCCCCAATAAATCGTTTATCAATAAGGTCAAAAATGATCTCATTGCCATAGATGAACCTATTAAAAGGGATTTGGTTTCCCATGCTAGAAAGTCTTTGCGATATGTCATTGGGGAGGAAAACGAATCCAAAAAAGCACTGCAGGCCTGGGTAAATGGTTACCTTACGAAAACACAACCAAAATACAGTTCACATCTTTATAGTGAACTCCCAAGCAATGCCACCAAAATACCCGAAGTCAAACCCGTTTACGCAGAAAATGGGGAAACAGTTGATGGAAGAATCATCCTCAGGGACAATTTCGACAAACTTTTTGAAAAATATCCCAAAGCCCTTGTTTTTGGGGAGGATACCGGAAATATTGGGGACGTAAACCAAGGACTGGAAGGTTTGCAAAACAAATATGGAAAATTACGCATCGCAGATACTGGAATACGGGAGACCACCATTGTCGGACAGGGCATCGGAATGGCCCTTCGGGGATTAAGGCCCATTGCGGAAATTCAATATTTGGACTACATCCTTTATGCCATTCAAACCTTGAGCGATGACCTGGCGACCCTTCACTACCGAACGGTAGGTAAGCAAATGGCCCCATTGATTATCCGTACCCGGGGACATCGATTGGAAGGTATCTGGCACTCCGGGTCCCCAATGGGTGGATTGGTTCATTTGTTGCGTGGGATGCATATCCTGGTTCCAAGAAACATGACCAAAGCTGCTGGTTTTTACAATACCCTTATGCAGGGTAATGAGCCTGCCCTGGTTATTGAAAGCTTAAATGGATATCGCTTAAAAGAACCAAAACCTACCAACCTTGGGAAATTCCGTACACCAATAGGTGTTGTGGAAACCGTTAAGGAAGGAACCGATATTACCTTGGTGTCCTACGGCTCCACATTGCGAATGGTACTTAAAGTGGCCAAGGAGCTTTTGGAAGTTGGTATTGATGCTGAAGTCATTGATGCCCAATCACTGCTTCCTTTTGATATTCATCACGACGTGGTAAAAAGTATTCAGAAGACCAATAGGTTATTGGTCATTGATGAGGACGTTCCCGGAGGTGGGTCCGCTTACCTGTTGCAGGAAATTGTGGAAAAACAAGGCGCCTATCACTATCTGGACAGTGCACCGCAAACCTTATCCGCCAAAGCGCATCGTCCCGCCTATGCCACGGATGGTGATTATTTTTCAAAACCCAACGAAGAGGATATTTTTGAAAAGGTGTATGCCATTATGCACGAAGCGCAACCGAATGATTATCCAAGTTTGAGATAA